A genomic stretch from Bacillota bacterium includes:
- a CDS encoding NAD/NADP octopine/nopaline dehydrogenase family protein produces the protein MGSYVVRRVLQFTPVWVGVAVLVFSTVHLMPGDPVRAMTGGRPLSAAAVARVIHRVFDEVNRVAGAYRTEVLGYEDRDFSSTGNIMAMALQVPFYTLGVTAQIKGPSSVRDRYITDDLPQGLAPLSRLAHRAGMNKPLIAAFVSLGSAVCDRDFRSEGRTPAKLGIDHLSADENRAPGAGRSLRRWKPIRCHEGIAWNKRVGGESDDERAIVVSGPSWAY, from the coding sequence GTGGGCAGTTACGTGGTGCGCAGGGTGTTGCAGTTCACCCCCGTGTGGGTGGGGGTGGCTGTGCTGGTCTTCAGCACGGTACACCTGATGCCCGGCGACCCCGTGCGTGCGATGACGGGCGGGCGGCCCCTGAGCGCTGCGGCCGTGGCCCGGGTCATCCACCGGGTGTTCGACGAAGTGAATAGGGTTGCGGGTGCGTACAGGACGGAGGTGCTTGGGTACGAGGATCGTGACTTCAGCAGCACCGGGAACATCATGGCGATGGCTTTGCAGGTCCCCTTTTACACCCTTGGTGTGACCGCCCAGATCAAGGGGCCCAGTTCCGTGCGCGACCGATACATTACGGACGACCTGCCCCAGGGTTTGGCTCCCCTCTCCCGGCTTGCCCACAGGGCAGGGATGAACAAGCCGCTGATCGCGGCCTTCGTTTCCCTAGGCTCGGCCGTGTGTGATCGGGATTTCCGGTCGGAGGGGAGGACGCCGGCGAAGTTGGGAATTGATCACCTTTCGGCCGATGAAAATCGAGCGCCTGGTGCGGGAAGGTCTCTACGTAGGTGGAAACCTATAAGGTGTCATGAAGGAATTGCCTGGAACAAGCGTGTGGGAGGTGAATCCGATGATGAACGGGCGATTGTAGTTTCAGGCCCATCGTGGGCGTATTAG
- a CDS encoding ABC transporter substrate-binding protein has product MGRLKLKAVALLVAGVLAGTCILPGCAQKPREAKPGRGGALTIAIPQDPVALDVHRTSWADIVHSLIYDPLLTLDLDRKYVPQLAESWNVSPDGKEITIKLRKDVKFHDGKRLNAEAVKFTYDRLKDPAMAAPFAGQIGPLEQVVAADEYTVKMVYKEPFAPFFYVMDSAYLGIMSPEAVRTLGDNFNRSPVSTGPFIVEEWVPGDHLSYKRNEDYRWPAPYYENRGPAYFEKVVMKIIPDENTRVLALEKGDIDITDVPTTAVPRLRGNPDVTLHETLTEQLTYLGFNFKKYPWTEAPVRQAIAHAINREEIITQALEGMAVPAWGPLVPAMSGYWEGIKDYAPQYAPDKVKPLLAQAGWDKVDSEGFVVKDGKRLTLDIMTYPEPDWVRVGEVVVSQLRKVGVDARLKTVERATLLASTPKGEHDAILILYGYRDPDILFYFFHSSRLPTTNRCHYVNPKVDELLERGRTTVNPDQRTEVYREVQITIMQDGVWVPLYVPKAVTGVRKEVKGFKVHPVHGGWLLHDAYKEIK; this is encoded by the coding sequence ATGGGGCGGCTCAAGCTCAAAGCGGTGGCCCTGTTGGTCGCAGGGGTTCTAGCCGGGACGTGTATCCTCCCCGGGTGTGCGCAGAAGCCCCGAGAGGCCAAGCCCGGGAGAGGCGGCGCCCTCACGATTGCCATTCCCCAGGACCCTGTTGCGCTCGACGTCCACCGCACTTCCTGGGCTGACATCGTACACAGCCTTATCTATGACCCCTTGCTGACTCTGGACCTAGATCGCAAGTACGTGCCCCAACTCGCCGAGTCGTGGAATGTCTCGCCCGACGGAAAAGAGATAACCATCAAACTGAGGAAAGACGTCAAGTTCCACGACGGCAAGCGACTGAACGCCGAAGCGGTGAAGTTCACATACGACCGCCTCAAGGACCCTGCCATGGCGGCCCCCTTCGCCGGGCAGATCGGTCCCCTGGAACAAGTGGTGGCAGCGGACGAGTACACGGTGAAGATGGTGTACAAGGAGCCCTTTGCTCCGTTCTTTTACGTCATGGACTCCGCATACCTAGGGATCATGTCGCCTGAGGCGGTAAGGACGCTGGGCGACAACTTCAACCGCTCTCCAGTCAGCACCGGACCCTTCATAGTGGAAGAATGGGTCCCCGGCGACCACCTGAGTTACAAGCGCAATGAGGACTACCGGTGGCCAGCACCGTATTACGAGAACCGAGGACCGGCGTACTTCGAGAAAGTGGTCATGAAGATCATTCCGGACGAGAACACGCGCGTCCTGGCCCTGGAGAAGGGCGACATCGACATAACAGACGTACCGACCACCGCAGTGCCAAGGCTACGTGGGAACCCCGATGTTACCCTGCACGAGACGTTAACGGAGCAGCTAACTTACCTGGGATTCAACTTCAAGAAGTACCCGTGGACGGAGGCGCCAGTGCGCCAGGCGATTGCCCACGCCATCAACCGGGAGGAAATCATAACCCAGGCCCTCGAGGGGATGGCTGTACCGGCATGGGGCCCCCTGGTCCCGGCCATGTCGGGGTACTGGGAAGGCATCAAAGACTACGCGCCCCAGTACGCCCCCGACAAGGTCAAGCCGCTGCTCGCCCAGGCGGGATGGGACAAGGTGGACTCCGAGGGTTTTGTCGTCAAGGACGGCAAGCGCCTTACGCTGGACATCATGACCTATCCGGAGCCTGACTGGGTGCGGGTCGGCGAGGTGGTGGTATCTCAGCTTCGCAAGGTCGGGGTAGATGCGCGGCTCAAGACCGTGGAACGCGCTACGCTCCTCGCCTCGACGCCAAAAGGCGAGCACGACGCCATCCTGATTCTATACGGCTACCGGGACCCCGACATACTATTTTACTTCTTCCATTCGTCGCGTCTCCCCACCACCAACCGCTGCCATTACGTAAACCCGAAGGTGGACGAGTTGCTCGAGCGGGGACGCACTACCGTGAACCCCGACCAGCGGACGGAGGTTTACAGGGAAGTCCAGATAACAATCATGCAGGACGGAGTGTGGGTGCCGCTGTATGTGCCCAAGGCCGTGACCGGCGTCCGGAAGGAGGTCAAGGGGTTCAAGGTCCATCC